The following are encoded in a window of Carya illinoinensis cultivar Pawnee chromosome 15, C.illinoinensisPawnee_v1, whole genome shotgun sequence genomic DNA:
- the LOC122296806 gene encoding disease resistance protein Roq1-like — MKDIIRIVGIFGIGGIGKTTISKDIYNQIYSQFEGSCFLKNIRETSKQVGGLIKLQEILHFQILGKKLDIYDVDRGMNVIKHRLYSKRVLLILDDVDELVQIEKLVGDRDWFGLGSRIIVTTRDQQLLKIFEVDLEYELKLLDDNEALRLFSLHAFKKEV, encoded by the coding sequence ATGAAGGATATTATACGTATTGTAGGGATATTCGGTATCGGTGGAATTGGTAAGACGACTATTTCAAAAGATATTTATAACCAGATTTACTCTCAATTTGAAGGAAGTTGTTTCTTAAAAAACATTagagaaacttcaaaacaagTAGGAGGTCTGATTAAGCTGCAAGAAATACTTCATTTCCAGATCTTAGGGAAAAAACTggatatttatgatgttgatagAGGAATGAATGTGATTAAGCACAGACTATACTCTAAAAGGGTTCTactaattcttgatgatgtggatgagttggtccaaattgaaaaattagtTGGAGATCGtgattggtttggtttgggAAGTAGAATTATCGTGACAACAAGAGATCAACAATTACTAAAAATCTTTGAAGTTGATTTAGAATATGAGTTGAAGCTCTTGGATGACAATGAAGCTCTTCGGCTTTTTAGCTTGCATGCTTTCAAGAAAGAAGTGTGA